A single region of the bacterium genome encodes:
- a CDS encoding DNA-3-methyladenine glycosylase gives MILPSSFYSRSTRQVARALLGQVLVHETPSGLAAGRIVEVEAYLPQGDPGCHAARGMTPRNEVMFGPAGHAYVYFCYGNHFMFNVVTEKQGVPGAVLVRALEPVKGEYLMARRRRGEVGQKNLTNGPGKLAQALGLDRGQNRLPVFRKPLTILSAERREPVGVTTRIGLTEGSDLPLRFYLQGNPYVSVKPGLDRPSPGKKKQQTKVFRRP, from the coding sequence ATGATCCTACCTTCTTCCTTCTACTCCCGTTCCACCCGGCAGGTCGCGCGGGCCCTTTTGGGCCAAGTCCTCGTCCACGAAACCCCCTCCGGCCTTGCCGCAGGGCGCATCGTGGAAGTGGAAGCCTATCTCCCCCAGGGCGATCCCGGTTGCCACGCCGCCCGAGGAATGACCCCCCGCAACGAGGTGATGTTCGGCCCCGCGGGCCACGCCTATGTCTATTTCTGTTACGGGAACCATTTCATGTTCAACGTGGTGACGGAGAAGCAGGGCGTTCCGGGAGCCGTCCTGGTAAGGGCCTTGGAGCCGGTGAAGGGTGAATACCTCATGGCCAGGCGCCGAAGGGGCGAGGTCGGACAGAAGAACCTGACCAACGGCCCGGGGAAGTTGGCCCAGGCTTTGGGGCTGGACCGAGGGCAGAACCGGCTTCCGGTCTTCCGGAAGCCCCTGACCATCCTGTCCGCCGAAAGGCGGGAACCCGTCGGTGTCACGACCCGGATCGGCCTGACCGAAGGGTCCGACCTTCCCCTGCGTTTCTACCTGCAGGGCAATCCCTATGTCTCCGTCAAGCCGGGGTTGGATAGGCCGTCGCCGGGAAAAAAGAAGCAACAGACCAAGGTCTTTCGCCGCCCCTAA
- a CDS encoding Smr/MutS family protein codes for MSSPALRQFLDAIEFPKLLGVLARSCQTPAGRDYMTSFGPLLETGAIEIRLQRTRELERHSAKHKLPAIPDPQHFVESLEKARSRGQVLSGKELAALLLYLGEVGRLRQGLSVEEVKPKAFEEWLGRLNALPDLSRFLKDRLSEKGEVLDSASPALSSARDRLRHLRSEIQKFYQSFLQQAGNAEALQERIVTEREGRLVVPVKRDHQSQVSGFVHGMSASGATLFVEPREMVENNNQVREAILQEDEEVRKILRESTQEVLKNGEALETTLIACAEIDAHQALASFASRFDGAFLKPDPQAPLVLRTARHPLLALEAGPAFREKVIPLEVEMGPGVQVLLISGPNAGGKTVALKTLGLSCVLAQSGLPVLASEQSQVPLLGHFDTDLKDEQDLGDHLSTYAAKLKALKRMIDHCGPGTLFLLDELGAGTDPREGGALGLACLEHFREKGSWVMANTHQPLLKLLTQEEKGMANAAMVFDEGTGKPTFRLVPGIPGQSYALTLARQMGFGDELLEKAKSHLPQGEADLSELLTQLGQEKQAAQKARQEAEAIRDKARKTAQELEVARRQIKDEARRIKKEAQVEAEGLLKNTRRKMEHLIQGVQTKDGGPNKGRIKDARQEVNQKLRNIAPKPQKQVVEVRDLKEGDTVFHKKAQVDVKVVGVDEDREEAEILMENGMKMTCQWADLGRVTVTAPKPVVRPQVTNVMNAKALEDKGKLEIDIRGKMVDQALPLIDKFLDDAMLMNLPFVRIIHGKGTGALKEAIHKHLPSAHPGLEFTLAEPNMGGAGATVVKFKK; via the coding sequence TTGAGCTCCCCCGCCTTGCGCCAATTCCTGGACGCGATCGAGTTCCCCAAGCTTTTGGGGGTACTGGCCCGTTCCTGCCAGACCCCGGCGGGGCGCGATTACATGACCAGTTTCGGCCCCCTTTTGGAGACGGGAGCGATCGAGATCCGCCTCCAAAGGACCCGGGAACTCGAACGCCATTCGGCCAAACACAAGTTGCCCGCCATTCCCGATCCCCAGCATTTCGTCGAATCCCTGGAGAAAGCCCGTTCCCGGGGCCAGGTCCTGTCCGGCAAGGAATTGGCCGCCCTCCTCCTTTACTTGGGGGAAGTGGGACGCTTGCGCCAGGGGCTCTCGGTCGAAGAAGTGAAACCCAAGGCCTTCGAGGAATGGTTGGGACGGTTGAACGCCCTGCCGGATCTGTCCCGGTTCCTGAAGGATCGCCTGTCGGAGAAGGGCGAGGTCCTGGATTCGGCTTCCCCGGCCCTTTCGAGCGCCCGGGATCGATTGCGCCATCTGCGTTCCGAGATCCAAAAATTCTACCAATCCTTCCTCCAGCAAGCGGGCAACGCCGAAGCCTTGCAGGAGAGGATCGTGACGGAGAGGGAAGGCCGCTTGGTCGTTCCCGTCAAACGGGACCATCAGTCCCAGGTATCCGGGTTCGTCCACGGAATGTCCGCCTCGGGAGCGACCCTTTTCGTCGAACCCCGGGAGATGGTGGAGAACAACAACCAAGTCCGGGAAGCGATCCTGCAGGAGGACGAGGAAGTGCGCAAGATCCTGCGGGAATCCACCCAAGAGGTGTTGAAGAACGGCGAAGCCCTGGAAACGACCTTGATCGCCTGCGCCGAGATCGACGCCCACCAGGCCCTGGCCTCCTTCGCGTCCCGTTTCGACGGGGCCTTCCTGAAGCCCGATCCCCAGGCACCCCTGGTCCTTCGGACCGCGCGGCACCCCTTGTTGGCCTTGGAGGCTGGGCCCGCTTTCCGAGAGAAGGTCATTCCCCTGGAGGTGGAAATGGGTCCCGGGGTCCAGGTCCTCCTCATTTCGGGCCCCAACGCCGGGGGGAAGACCGTGGCCCTGAAGACCCTGGGTCTTTCCTGCGTCCTGGCCCAGTCGGGCCTTCCGGTGCTGGCCAGTGAACAAAGCCAAGTGCCCCTCCTTGGGCATTTCGACACCGACCTCAAGGACGAGCAGGACCTGGGGGACCACCTGAGCACCTACGCGGCCAAGCTCAAGGCCCTCAAGCGCATGATCGACCATTGCGGCCCCGGGACGCTCTTCCTGCTGGACGAATTGGGCGCGGGCACCGATCCCCGGGAAGGGGGGGCCTTGGGGCTTGCCTGTCTGGAACATTTCCGCGAGAAGGGCAGTTGGGTCATGGCCAACACCCATCAGCCGCTCCTGAAGCTCTTGACCCAGGAAGAGAAGGGCATGGCCAATGCCGCCATGGTCTTCGACGAGGGGACCGGCAAGCCGACCTTCCGCTTGGTGCCAGGCATTCCAGGCCAGTCCTATGCCCTGACCCTGGCCCGCCAGATGGGGTTCGGCGATGAACTGCTCGAAAAGGCCAAGTCCCACCTGCCCCAGGGCGAGGCGGATCTTTCGGAACTACTGACCCAATTGGGCCAGGAAAAACAGGCGGCCCAAAAGGCCCGGCAGGAGGCCGAGGCCATCCGGGACAAGGCCCGCAAGACCGCCCAGGAGCTCGAGGTCGCACGGCGTCAGATCAAGGACGAGGCCCGTCGCATCAAGAAAGAGGCCCAGGTCGAGGCCGAAGGCCTGCTCAAGAACACCCGTCGGAAGATGGAACATCTCATCCAGGGGGTGCAGACCAAGGACGGGGGGCCGAACAAGGGCCGCATCAAGGACGCCCGGCAGGAAGTGAACCAAAAACTGCGGAATATCGCCCCGAAGCCCCAAAAACAGGTGGTCGAGGTCCGGGACCTGAAAGAAGGGGATACGGTCTTCCATAAGAAGGCCCAGGTGGACGTCAAGGTGGTCGGTGTGGACGAGGACAGGGAAGAGGCCGAGATCCTCATGGAGAACGGGATGAAGATGACCTGCCAATGGGCCGACCTGGGGCGGGTCACGGTGACCGCGCCCAAACCGGTGGTCCGGCCCCAGGTCACCAACGTGATGAACGCCAAGGCCCTGGAGGACAAGGGAAAGCTGGAGATCGACATCCGGGGCAAGATGGTGGACCAGGCGCTGCCCTTGATCGACAAATTCCTGGACGACGCCATGCTGATGAACCTTCCTTTCGTTCGGATCATCCACGGCAAGGGGACCGGGGCCTTGAAAGAGGCCATCCACAAGCATCTGCCCAGCGCCCATCCGGGGCTGGAATTCACCCTGGCCGAGCCCAATATGGGCGGAGCCGGCGCGACGGTCGTCAAGTTCAAGAAATAA